Part of the Alicyclobacillus vulcanalis genome is shown below.
CGTGGCGCACCGGAGAGCGCGCGCACCCAGGCGGCGAGGGCTTCCTTCTCGCCGCGGTACATGAGGCTGTACGTGCCCCCCGATGGCGTGCGCAAGTCGACGTCGACGAGGCGCCGCCGCACCTCTCGGTCCACCAGCTGTATCAGCAGGGCATCGACCGAGGCCGCGTTCGGATACACGTCCGCCAAGGGCCCGCGGGTCGCCGACGACACGAGCCGATAACGCAAGGTGAGGAGCTCGTCGCACGTCCACGCAGGCACCCAGCGGGCCACAAAGCTGGTCTCGCCCGACGCAAACCCCGCTCCGCGCCCCTGCGCCACCCGGCGGATCCACAGCGCAAGTTCGTCAGCGTTCACCTGCTCCAAGTGGGCCACCGCCACCACGTCTCCCTTGTCGGCGATGACCCGCGCGAGACTCAGCGCACGCGCCTGCCATTGGCGCAACCTATCTGCCACACTCGCTTCGCCAGGGCTCCTGTCGATGCGTTCCGGCGCGATCCGGTCCATCCACGCGCCCCCGTTCCTGAAATGTCCTGTCTCTCGATCATAACACCTCTTCCCGGCCGTCGAAAGCAAGGATTGAACACATGAGCCGCGATCGCGGCGCGTAAGATGAAGCAAAGCCTCGTCCATCGCAGGAGGCGATTCCGCCTTGTGGAACAGCATCGCTGAAAACTGCGTGCTCGACTTTCTCGTCTCCATGGGCCTCGTCATCGGCGGAGCGCTGTTCGGCGGCCTCGCGGCCCTCTTGACCCATCACGATCCGCAGGTCGCCATGCAAACGCTCGCCTCCGATCTGAAGGTGTGGGCCATCGTGGCCGCACTGGGTGGTTCGATGGACGTCCTCCGCGTGATCGATCGCGGCGTCTTCGGACTGCACCTGGGCCCGATGGTTCGCCAGTTGATTTACCTGTTTGCCGCGTTCGTGGGATGCCACGTAGGCTACATCGTGATTCAATGGCTGACGGAAGGGCGGAGCTCCTCATGAGACGGGCGCCCCTTGCCGCGGTGGCCTCGCTGTCCTTTCTCGCCGGCCTGCTCGCGGCCACCGTCTACAGTTCGCGCGACCTGCATCAGATGCACATGGAGGTGGAGAGCCTCCGCCAGGCCATCGACCAGCTCGAGACCGAGAACCAATTTCTTCTCGCTCAAGACGCCGATCCCGGCAAACGCGCGCTCCGGCGGATTGTCGTGGAGTGCCCGCCGAACACGCCGCCTGAGATCCAGACGGCCGTTCGCAGACAGGCGGTGTCCAGCCTATCGTTTCTTTTGGGCAAGCCCATGCAACTGTTGTACGACCACCCCTCCATGCCTTCGGCCGTTCTCAACGTCCAGTCCATCCCCGTCGGCGCTCGGCGCTACCGACTTCACGTCACAGCCGCTATAATGACAGGGGACACGCTGCACCTCTTCGTACGAGCCGATCCGCAAAGCGATCCGTGAAAGAGTGAGGAGATCATGTTATACAGCGAAATGTCGAAGGAACAACTGCGGCAGGAGATGGCCGAGTTGCAGCGGAAAGGCCGCGAGGCGTATGACCAGGAAAACTGGAGCGAGTACGAAATCTACATGACCCGCTGGTATCTTGCGAAGAGTTACGAGATCAAGGACGAGGCGCACATCGAGATTGGCCGCACCTACCGCATCGCCGAGGAGTACGACCGGCTGACCGTCACGGCGCTCGAAGGCGTCATGGCGTGGGGCATTCGGCAAATGACCGGGGAAACCGCTGCCGTGCCCATCGCTCAGCTGGAAGACGAGGCGTGAGCTCGCTCACGCCCCTGTTCACACCTCTTCACACCCTGGCTGACAGCATCACACCGGCAGAATTACGTCGTGCAAATCCTTCGGCGCCCCATTCAGGACAAGGGCTCCTTCCTCCGTCGCGACGACCAGGTCCTCAATACGCACTCCGAACTTCCCCGGCAGATAGATGCCCGGTTCAATGCTGAAGACCATGCCGGGTTCCACTTCCCTATCGTTGGCCGCGTCGACGTAGGGAGGTTCATGGATGTCAAGCCCGACGCCATGACCCGTGCGATGCGTAAAGTACGCGCCAAACCCTGCCTCTTCAATCACGCGCCGGGCAGCGCGGTCAATCTCACAAAACTTCACGCCCGGCCTCACGGCCGCGATGGCAGACCGATTGGCCTGTAGCACGGCATGGTACACCGCGACAAACTCCTCGCTCGGCGTGCCGAGGAAGAAGGTCCGCGTGATATCGCTCACATATCCCTCACAGAATCCACCCGTGTCCACGATCACGGCGTCACCCGCAGCCAAGGTCCGAGCCCCAGGCTCGTGATGCGGCTCTGCACCGCCTTCGCCAGCCGCCACAATAGGCGGAAATGACATGCCTGGGCTCCCCACCTCACGCCAGATCCGGCTGAGCTCTTCCGCGAGTTCGAGCTCGGATACGCCCGGCCGAATGTGGGCGCGAATGCGATGGACCACCTCGTCCGCACGGCGCGATGCTTCGCGGAGCCGCTCGATCTCCTGTGGATCCTTGCGCAGCCTGAGCGCCACCACGGCCGCGTCGGCGAGATCGAACGAGACGTCCTGAACGAGGTTCATCAGGGGGAGGAGGTGAAAAGCGGGGAGCCCGCCGTCGACGCCCCACGTCCCCCCTTGGCCCAGTTTCCGCGCGAGAAGCGCATGCGCTTGTTCCCCATCTCGCCACAGCCCATACGGAATGCCCATCCGCTCGAGCCAAGCCGCGAACATTTCGTGTGCAAGTGCAAACGGCTTCCCTGCCCCATCGACGACGAGGCACGCGAGCCGCTCGCCCGCTTCCAACCGAACACCGGTGAAGTACGACCAATTGGCCGGATGGGAGAGGACGGCGCCTTTCCACCCTTGCCGCTTGCACGCCTCTGCCAGCTTGACCCGGCGCTGCTCGTACACGTCCATGTGAACCCTCCTATCGTCCATGCAACGCCTTCATTGTAACGCATCCTGAGCGACCCGGGGCTCGGGCCATGAAGAGACTCATTGGGGCTTCATGGCCCGGGTCTCTGTTTCATGCCACGCGCACAGAAAAACCCGGCCAATCGGCGGATTGGCCGGGTTTTTGCCGAAAACGTCATCGAAGGCTCAGAGCACTGCAGCGTTGATCTCCTCGTCAACCACCTGATCGTCGTCAAACACGGCCTTCGGCAGCGCCGAATTCACGCCCCAGTAGTAGAGCGCAAGCGACACCACGACGACGACGATTTGATCCCACGGAGCCGGGATGGCCTTGATGCCCCCGAACGTACCGAGGTACGACAGGATGATCATCACGGCGAAGTAGACCGCGAGCCACCAGCTCGACCGGAGCTGATCGCCAAAGCTCACGACGTCCTTCGGGACGAATTTTTGGAAAACAATATACAGGACAAACATGACCAACATCGAACCGAGCAACCACGAGTCCGTGCTCCAGCCGGTCCAATAGACGATGAGGGACGCGATGATGAACGAGAGCGGCCCGATGACAGCCATGCCCTTCAGCTTGAACGGACGGTCCAAATCGGGTGCAGTCCTGCGGAACGCGTGTGCCGAGACGGGACCTACGACGTAGGTCACGACCGTCGCCGCAGAAACGACGTTGACCATGGCGCCCCAGGACGGGAAGGGCAGGGTCCAGAAGATGGCCATCGCAAACGCGAGCCAGAGCGCCGCGTGCGGAACGCCCGTCTTCTCGTCGACGCTGCCAAACACGCGGAAGAACGTGCGGTTTCTGGCCCAACCAAAGATAACCCGGGTCGTGGCCGACAGATAGATGTTCGCCGTGCCAGAAGGCGAAATGAAGGCATCAAACAGGATCAACCATGCGAGCCACGTGAAGCCCAACACGACCGCGATGTCATGGAAGGGCAGCTTAAAGACGTTGTCGACATTGGCCCACCCCTGACCGATTTTGTCGGACGGAATGGCACCGAGGAACGCAATTTGCAAGAGCTCATAGAGGGCTGCCGACAAAATCACCGCGAGAATGATGGCCATGGGCACGTCGCGCTGAGGGCGCCGCGCTTCCGACGCAAAGCCGACGGACTGCTGGAACCCTAGGTACGCAAAGATGATGCCGGACGTCGATACCGCCGCCTCAATGCCAGAGAAGCCAAACGGCGCAAAACCGTGCGAATGGAAATTTACGCCTTTGAACTGCGTGAGCAACGTGATGACCGTAATGACGGGCACGATGAACTTAAATGCCGTGATGATGGTGTTGGTCTTGCCAAACAGCTTGACGCCGAAATAGTTGATGAGAAAGAAGATGGCGAGCAAAGCCAGCTGAACAAACCAACCGAGGACGGTCGGATTGCTGCTCTGCGGTTGCGTCAGCTGCGGCCACCACGCCGTCGCGTATTGGCGCGCCGCCTCGACCTCAATCCCTGCCACGCTCGAAAACGCCACGAGCGAGGCAAAACCGAGGAGATACCCGATGAGCGGACCGTGTGAATACAGCGGATACCGCACCGAACCACCTGCACGCGGGATGGAACCGCCAAGCTCCGCATACACGAGTCCCAAGAGAATGACGGCCACCGCTCCGATGAGCCAGCTCAGCGTGCCGCCAGGGCCCGCGGTGGAAGCGACCCTCGCCGATGCGAAGAGCCACCCCGAACCGATAATGGATCCCAACCCCACAAACGTGAGATCCATCAGTGAAAGCTGTTTTCGAAGTTTACCTTGCTGCAACGAACATCCCCCTAACGTGATGTCATCGTACACGCGAACTCTCTGCGGCGCTCCTCTGCTCGCACTCAACTTGCGCCAGGGAGGACTCCCGTTGTGTCTCAAATGCGAAAATTCAATGCAAAAGTCCGATCCAAGCCTTCAACCGCGGGAACGCCATCCCCATGCGCTGTTTGACGGTCTGCGAATCTCTCCCAATTCACCTCCCATTTTAAATATGTAAAGTTTTCTTTCAATTCTGCGCCGCCTCGGAGCTATTATATCATCCAACGTTCATTTGTCGAACCTCAGGGATGGCTTCACGCAAAAATTTTTTCGATTTTTGTCGAAATGAAAGCGTTATACTGAACTTCCGCACAGCGAAGCTTTTGCCAGCGCCCTCGACTGGCGAAAAAAAGCTACATCGCATGGCACATTTCCCGACGCGGCGGCCGCTAGTGCCCAATGTGCAGGATGTGGAGCAGATTCACGCCGCGCTCTGAAGCCGTCATTCCCGTGCCGTACCCGGCCAGCGACAAGAAGCATAACCACCCTACCCACGCAAAAAAGGTCAGGAACCCCCGGCCGCGCGTCCCTTTCGGCACGCGCAGCCGCCAGGCCCACAACCCAACCGACAACACAAAGCTTGCCCCGGCGATGAACCAAAGCTCGCGGCTCATGTCGCTTCCCGCTCCAATCCCTGACGCACACGCTCATTTCGCAGGACGGGCAGGATGCGTTGGGGATCCAACGTGCGCTTTGGGGTATGCGTAGACGGATCGTCCGGATTGAACTGCTCCAGGTATTCCAGCACTTCCTTGGTGACCGCGGTCGGCGTGCTCGCGCCGGACGTGACCGCCACGCGCTTGGCTGTCATCAGCCACTCCGGTCGAATCTCGCTCACGTCGGCAACACGGTACGCCTTGACCCCGGCGATCTCCTCGGCCACCTGCGCCAAGCGATTCGAGTTGTTGCTGCGCGGATCCCCGACCACGATGCACACGTCCGCCTGACCGGCCTGCTCGGCCACCGCTTGCTGGCGAAGCTGGGTAGCCAGGCAGATTTCGTTGTGCACCTCGGCGGTGGGGTATTTGCGGCACACGAGCTCCGTGAGTTCGCGGGTATCCCACTGACTCATCGTGGTCTGATTGGTCACGACAATTTTATCCGTGTCAAGCGCGAGCGCTTCAATATCTTCCTTGTTTTCGACGAGGTGCACATGTTCGGGCGCCACACCCATTGCGCCCTCCGGCTCGGGATGGCCCCGCCGCCCGATGTACACAATCTCGTATCCCTGCGCGACCTTTTCGCGAATGAGCTCATGCGTCCGGTTCACGTCCGGGCACGTGGCGTCGAGCACCGTCAGGCCCTTCTCGCGCGCCCGGCGCTTCACTTCGGGCGACACGCCGTGAGCTGTGAAGATGACGGTCCCACGGTCAATTTTCTCCAGTAAGGAGAGGCGATCCGCGCCGTCGAGCGTGATCACGCCCTCGCGCGCAAACGCATCCACCACATGCTGGTTGTGCACAATCATGCCCAGGATGTAAATGGGCCGCGGCAGCCGCTTATCTTCAGCCGCCCGTTTGGCGATCACCATCGCGTCCACCACTCCATAGCAGTAACCGCGAGGCGTAATTTTGACGACCTCCATCAGCCATGCCCCCTCGTCTCCATCATACCCCAAACGACGTTCACGGGCACGCCGAGCTTACCGCCTCCACTCGTGCAACAGGCGCTGCTTCAGGTCCCAGAGCGGCTTGGACAAGTCGACGTGGTACTCGTGCGGATTCAGGTGTCGCCTCACCTCGGACGAGAACGCGGAAATTTGCGTTTCAACCCGGGCCTGGATCTCCTGCACGGTCGGCAGCTCGTAGACCAGCTCGCCCGACACAAAGACGGGACGAAGCAGTTCCTCGATCTCGTAGTTCTGCACCACTTTTCGCTTATACGTGTGAATCGGGTGGAACAGTTCCAACGGCTCGGACGGATCGTACACCTCATCGTCGAGTGCGATGAGGTCGGCCGTCGCCGATCCGTTCACGTACAGGCGCAGGACCTTTTTCTTGCCGGGATTCGTGATCTTGTTCGGGTTCTCGGAGATTTTAATTCGCGGCTCCATCCGATCCCCAAACTGCTGGGCGACGAGCTTGTACACGCAACCGAGCGACGGGCAGTCCTCGCTCGTGATGAGGCGAGTGCCGACGCCCCACGCGTCGATCTCGGCACCCTGCGTCAGAAGGTCGCGGATCGTGTATTCGTCGAGATCGCTCGACGCGATGATTTGAACGTCGGGGAGACCTGCGTCGTTCAACATCTGCCGGGCGCGCTTGGAGAGGTAGGCGAGATCGCCGCTGTCGATGCGGATGGCCTTGAGCGATTGGCCAGCGGCCTTCATCTCCAGCCCAACGCGGATGGCATTGGGGACACCGCTTCGCAGCACGTCGTACGTGTCCACCAGCAACACGGTGTTGTCCGGAAACGCGGCGCGATACGCTTGAAACGCCTCGTACTCGCTGGGGAAACTCTGAATCCAGCTGTGCGCCTGTGTCCCTGCAGCCGGGATGTTGTATGCCTGCGCGGCGAGAACGTTGCTCGTCGCCACACACCCGCCGATGAACGCGGCGCGAGCGCCGAAAATGGCCGCGTCGGCGTTCTGAGACCGCCTGAGCCCCATCTCGATGACGGTGCTGCCAGGATGTTTCACGTTCGTCCGGGCCGCCTCGACGATCCGCCGCGCCTTGGTGGCAATCAGGCTCTGATGATTGATGAAGGCCAACACCGCTGACTCAATCAGCTGAACCTCCGCGATGGGACCCTCCACGCGCAGAATGGGCTCGTTTGGAAACACCACGGTGCCCTCAGGCACCGCATACACGTCGCCGCGAAATCGGAAATGCCGCAGATAATCGAGAAAATCGTCGGAGAACATCCGGAGCGAGCGAAGATACGCGATATCGTCCTCCGAAAATGACAGCTGATGAATGTACCACACCACCTGCTCCAGGCCGGCGGCGATGACATAGCCGTTGCCGCACGGGTTCCTGCGGTAAAACAGATCGAACACCACGCGATTTTCGTGGCGTCCAGCCCGAAAGTGGCCGTACATCATGGTCAATTGATATAAGTCCGTGAGCAACGTCAGATGGCGATCCCGATACACCGGCAACGCTCCTATCTCCTCAACTCGCGCCCTCGCGCGTTCCTTCGTGTCCATCGGCTCATCCCACCCCTGGCTCGACTCATGGCCTCGCGTCAATCGGCTGTCAGGCGCGCCCCGAGGGTCCGGAGCAACTCGCCGTCGGATCCCGCGCACACGTCGCGCACGCCGAGCGCATACGGTTCGCCTCGCATCGACTGGATCACGCCGCCCGCCTCTTGGACGAGGAGCGCGCCGGCCGCGAGATCCCATGCGTTGAGATCGAACTCCCAAAACACGTCGATCCGGCCCGCCGCCACGTACGCCAAATGCAGTGCGGCGGCGCCGAGCGTTCGCAGGCTCTTGACCTCGGAAATCACATCTGCCGCGCGGTGCATGACCTGCTGACGGTGGCGATGCCGAACTGGCAGGCCCGTCGCCATCACCGCGCGCCGGAGTTCGCGCACGCCCGACACACGGATGGGTTTGCCTGGCCAGCGCGCCGAGGGCGACTCGAGCCACGCGCGGATATCCTCCCCTCCCGCCGCATACGCCCCCTCGCCCCGCAACGCGTAAAACCACTCATCTCGGTAGGGATCGAGAATCACACCAAACCGCACTTCGCCGGCGCGGGCGTAGGCGATCGAGATGACGCTGAGCGGCAGCTGGTGGACGAAGTTGGTCGTGCCGTCGAGCGGATCGACAATCCACAGGTCCTCGCAGTCGACACACCCTTCCAGGGCCTCCACGGCCGCCTCTCGGCCAGGGCGAACACCCTCTTCTCCGAGAATGCGGTGCGTGTCAAACGCCTCGGAGAGCGTGCGGCGAATCGCCTCTTCGCAGGCGCGATCGACGTCCGTCACCACGTCCGCCAGAGACGATTTGGTCTCCACCACGAGTTCCGTTCGATAGCGCGTGATGATGTGATCGCCCGCCGCACGTGCGGCTCGAAAGCCGACCGCGGCGAGCGAAACGTAAGACGCCTCCAACATGTGTCACGTTCCTTTCTCAGTCGTCGCCCTTAAAGAAATGCCAGTCGAGCTTCGACTGCTCGAGCAACGCTTCAAACGACACCTCTTCGTCGCGGGGATTGAGAAGTTCCTCAAACGACACGTCGTCGTCTTCCGACGGGGCGCGCTTCGCGCCCCTGGCCACGCCTGACTTCTTCGGCGCGCGCTGCGGCGCGGGAGCGGCGGGCTGTTCCTGCGGTTCGAGGGCCTGCCGGAGCGCCAACAGCTTTTGTGCCACCTCTCCGTCCAGCGCCTCTTCGAGCTGGACCGTTGACCGGTTGGGCAACGGGGGTTCCTCTGCCTGGGGCTTCGGCTCTTCGCCGCGCGCATAGGCGGGCTTATCCAGCCCATCTTCGTCCCGCTGTTTCAAGGGTTTCCGTTTGGCCATCGCACATGCCCCCATTCCCTAGCTTCGGCCTGGCGGTCTACGACACACCTGGCATCTTCGCGAACGCGAACGAGCCGCGCGAGATGAACTGACCTATCCGATTTGCTACAATACCCGTAGTTTGGTCCGATGACAAGCAGAGGAGGCGCATTCCCATTGCGGACTTTTTTCTGGGTACTATTCTGGGTGGCCGTCGTGGTCGTCGGCATTGAGACCTTCATCCCCCGGAGCGTATGAGCCACGATGTAGGCGCCGGCGCGATGGGCCCTATCGTCGTGCGGCGCCTCTCCCGCGTCCCTCCGTTGACGACACCTCCCGCTGAGACACCTCCCGCTGAGACACCTCCCGCTGAGACACCTCCCGCTGAGACACCTCCCGCTGAGACACCTCCCGCTGAGACACCTCCCGGCCAAAGCCAGAGCACCCTGCCATATGCGCGCTCCGCCGGCATGGAAAAACTGGCGAATCGCCGCTGCCCGCGGTATACTGGGGATAAGATGGCCTTTACACGGGAAGACGGCATGAAGGGGGGCTGCGGAAATGGAGGTCTACCGCTCAGACGCGTGGTCGAACGCTCATTTTCGGGTGAAAGACACGCTTGCGGCGTTGTTGAACGAAATGCGGGACTGCGGATATAACCCGAGCCACCACATTTCGTATGACGCAGACGAACACCACTTGCTGGTCGATCCTGTCATCCTCCACAAACACCCGTCCATCAAACAGGTGTACCTTGAATACCTGGACGCGTGCCACGAGCGAGACAAGGCCGTCGAACGAATCCAGCAGTTGCCCAAGCTTGATCTCGGGTTTACCAACTAAACCAAAAACCGCATGAACGCCAAAACGACGACGTGCCGCTTCTACACTTGAAGCGGCACGTCGTCGTGCATGACATCCGCGAGCGAAAGCTGATCGAGGGCTCGCGCGATGGCCTTGGTCACCCGCACCCAGACGCTTCGCGCGTGACACCCCGCGTAGAGATCGCACGAAGCGCTGTCGGGATCGGCGTCGTCCACACACGCGATGGGCGCGAGCGATCCCTCCAAGACCCGCACCAATTCCCCGACCGAGATCTCTTCCGCCGGACGGCTGAGGTGATAGCCGCCGTTGACACCGCGCACGCTCGTCACGAGATTCGCGCGGCGCAGTTTCGCCATGATCTGGTCCAGGAACGGCTCGGGAATCGCCTCCGCTTCCGCGATGGCACGAAGCGGGATGGGCCGCTCGTGCCCCGCCATCCTCGCGAGCGCGACCATGGCCCTCAGGCCGTACTCCGTTCGGCTTGAAATCTTCAAGTTATCCCTCCGTTCCGCGCCGAGCGCGGAGGGCGGGATCGGCGAAGAGTTCAGCCCTCGTCGTCGATCCACACTTCTCCGCCGCGCACCTCCACCGGATACGTCTGCAGCGGAATCACGCAGGGGAGCGACTTTGGCTCGCCCGTGCGAATATCAAACTTGCCCCCGTGCCGCGGACAGTGCACGATATGCCCTTCCAGGCGGCCCTCCGTGAGCGACTGGGCCGCGTGCGTGCACACGTCCGACGTCGCGTAAAAACCATCCTCGGCGTGGTAGATGGCGACATCGTCGTAGGGAAGCTCGACGCGCTTCATCTCGCCCACGCCGATCTCGGCCACGTCCGCCACCTTGATCCAAGCCATCAGCCGATCGAACCTTCCATTTCGAGTTTGATCAGGCGGTTCATCTCCACCGCGTACTCCATGGGCAATTCGCGCGTGAAGGGCTCGATGAAGCCCATGACGATCATGCGGGTTGCCTCTTCCTCCGGGATGCCGCGGCTCATCAGGTAGAACAACTGCTCCTCGCTCACCTTGGACACGGAAGCCTCGTGTTCCAGGGTCACGTCGTCATTCATGATCTCGTTGTACGGGATGGTATCCGACGTCGAGTTGTCGTCGAGGATCAGCGTGTCGCACTTGATGTTGGCCTTCGCGCCCTTCGCGTTGGGCCCGAAGCTCGCGAGCCCTCGATACGTCGTCTTGCCCCCGTGCTTGCTAATGGACTTCGACACGATGGTCGAGGTGGTGTTCGGCGCCAAGTGCACGACCTTCGCACCCGCGTCTTGGTGCTGGCCGCGGCCGGCCACCGCGATGGACAGGACCATCGCCTTCGCGCCCTCTTCCTTCATGTAGACGGACGGATACTTCATCGTCAATTTGGAACCGATGTTGCCGTCGACCCACTCCATGGTGGCGTTGCGATACGCCACGGCGCGCTTCGTCACCAGGTTGTAGATGTTCGGCGCCCAGTTCTGAATGGTGGTGTAGCGGCAGCGCGCGCCGCTCTTCACGATGATCTCGACCACGGCGCTGTGCAACGAATTCGTGCTGTAAATGGGTGCCGTGCAACCCTCGACGTAGTGCACGAAGCTGTCTTCGTCGCAGATGATGAGCGTGCGCTCGAACTGGCCCATGTTCTCCGAGTTGATCCGGAAGTACGCCTGCAGAGGCACTTCGCAGCGGACGCCCTTGGGGACATAGATGAAGCTGCCGCCGCTCCACACCGCGCTGTTCAGCGCAGCAAACTTGTTGTCTTCGGGCGGCACGACCGTCCCAAAGTACTCCTTGAATAACTCTGGATACTCGCGCAGGGCGCTGTCGGTATCCATGAAGATGACGCCCATCTTCTCGAGGTCCTGGCGCATCGAGTGATACACCACTTCCGACTCGTACTGCGCCGACACGCCGGCCAAGAACTTCTGCTCAGCCTCGGGAATCCCTAGCCGGTCGAAGGTCCGCTTGATCTCCTCCGGCACTTCGTCCCACGAGCGGCCCTTCTTCTCCGTCGGTTTCACGTAATACGTGATGTCGTCGAAGTTGAGCTCGCTCAAGTCACCGCCCCACGTGGGCATCGGCTTCTGTTCAAAAATCTCGAGCGCGCGCAGGCGGAAATCCGTCATCCACCCCGGCTCGTTTTTCATCATGGAGATTTGCTCCACCGTCTTGCGCGACAGCCCCTTGTCGAGCTTCGCCACGGCGATGTCGGGATCGTGAAACCCGTACTGGTACTCTTCCATTTCCGGCAGCACTTTCGCCATGTCAATCCCCCCAGACTGGCGGCCAAAACCGCCTGTTGCTCGGATCACTCACCCAACGTTTCTTCTTCGACTCGACCGCCCTGCGGGACGGATGCGGCGCGTTCGAGCGCCTGCCACGCCAGCGTCGCACACTTGATCCGGGCCGGAAACTTTCGCACGCCCTGCAGCGCCTCAAGTTCCCCCAGTTCGTCGAGATCGACCTCTTCGCCGCGCATCATGGCGCGAAACTCGTGCGCGAGGCGGACGGCGTCCTCCACGGGCTTGCCTTTGATGGCTTCCGTCATCATGGATGCCGACGCCATGGAAATGGAACATCCGCTGCCCAAGAAACGCACGTCTTCGACCACGCCGTCATTCACGAGCAACTGCAGGTGGATCTCGTCTCCGCAACTCGGGTTGCGCAGATCGACCGAAATGGCCCCGTCGTCGAGCGTACCGCGGTTGCGCGGATGCTGGTAATGGTCCATGATCACCTGGCGATACAGATCATCCAATTGCATGGCCAAAAAACTCCTTTGCCTCGAGGACGGCATCCACGAGCGCATCGACGTCTTCCTCGGTGTTGTACAGGTAAAAGCTCGCGCGCGCGGTTGCCGGGACGTTGAACAAGCGCATCAGCGGCTGTGCGCAGTGGTGACCTGCTCGAATGGCCACGCCACGCGAATCGAGGACCGTGGCGAGATCGTGCGGATGGACGCGTCCCAAGTTGAACGTCACCAGCCCTGCGCGAGACTGCCCCGGCGGCGGTCCGAAGATGGTGACGCCGTCGATCTCGGCGAGCCGCTCGACGGCCTTCGCCGCAAGCGCCGCGTCGTGCCGCTCGATGTGCTCCATCCCCACCTGTTCAAGGTAGTCCATCGCAGCAGCGAGCCCGATGGCGCCCGCGATGATCGGTGTGCCGCCCTCGAACTTCCACGGCGCCTCTTTCCACGTCGACTCATACAAGTCGACGACGTCGATCATCTCGCCGCCGAAGTAGGTCGGCTCCATCTCCGCCAGCCGTTCCGCCTTGCCGTACAGCACGCCAATGCCCGTGGGCCCGAGCATCTTGTGGCCCGAGAAGGCGAGAAAGTCGCAGTCCATCGCGACGACGTCGGTCGGCATGTGCGGAACGCTCTGGGCGCCGTCGACCACCACGATAGCCCCGTGGCGATGCGCGATTTCAGCGATCTCTCGCACGGGATTGACCGTGCCAAGCACGTTGGACACGTGCGCGATGGCCACAATCCTGGTCCGATCCGTCACCGCCGCCTCGACGTCCTCCAGCCGGATGGTCCCATCCGGCTGCAGCGGCAGGTAGCGGAGCGTCGCCCCCGTCGCCCTCGCCGCCTGCTGCCACGGGATGAGGTTCGAGTGGTGCTCACTCGGCGGCAGGACGATTTCGTCGCCCTCCCGCAGCTTGGCGCGCGCATACCCGTGCGCGATCATGTTGAGCGACTCGGTCGTCCCGCGCGTGAACACGACCTCCTGCGGCGATCTCGCCCGGATGAATCGCGCCACCCGTTCGCGCGCCGACTCGTACGCTTCAGTCGCGCGCGAACCCAGCGTGTGCAC
Proteins encoded:
- a CDS encoding inositol monophosphatase family protein → MLEASYVSLAAVGFRAARAAGDHIITRYRTELVVETKSSLADVVTDVDRACEEAIRRTLSEAFDTHRILGEEGVRPGREAAVEALEGCVDCEDLWIVDPLDGTTNFVHQLPLSVISIAYARAGEVRFGVILDPYRDEWFYALRGEGAYAAGGEDIRAWLESPSARWPGKPIRVSGVRELRRAVMATGLPVRHRHRQQVMHRAADVISEVKSLRTLGAAALHLAYVAAGRIDVFWEFDLNAWDLAAGALLVQEAGGVIQSMRGEPYALGVRDVCAGSDGELLRTLGARLTAD
- a CDS encoding DUF3886 domain-containing protein, giving the protein MAKRKPLKQRDEDGLDKPAYARGEEPKPQAEEPPLPNRSTVQLEEALDGEVAQKLLALRQALEPQEQPAAPAPQRAPKKSGVARGAKRAPSEDDDVSFEELLNPRDEEVSFEALLEQSKLDWHFFKGDD
- a CDS encoding RrF2 family transcriptional regulator, whose amino-acid sequence is MKISSRTEYGLRAMVALARMAGHERPIPLRAIAEAEAIPEPFLDQIMAKLRRANLVTSVRGVNGGYHLSRPAEEISVGELVRVLEGSLAPIACVDDADPDSASCDLYAGCHARSVWVRVTKAIARALDQLSLADVMHDDVPLQV
- a CDS encoding non-heme iron oxygenase ferredoxin subunit; translation: MAWIKVADVAEIGVGEMKRVELPYDDVAIYHAEDGFYATSDVCTHAAQSLTEGRLEGHIVHCPRHGGKFDIRTGEPKSLPCVIPLQTYPVEVRGGEVWIDDEG
- the sufB gene encoding Fe-S cluster assembly protein SufB, coding for MAKVLPEMEEYQYGFHDPDIAVAKLDKGLSRKTVEQISMMKNEPGWMTDFRLRALEIFEQKPMPTWGGDLSELNFDDITYYVKPTEKKGRSWDEVPEEIKRTFDRLGIPEAEQKFLAGVSAQYESEVVYHSMRQDLEKMGVIFMDTDSALREYPELFKEYFGTVVPPEDNKFAALNSAVWSGGSFIYVPKGVRCEVPLQAYFRINSENMGQFERTLIICDEDSFVHYVEGCTAPIYSTNSLHSAVVEIIVKSGARCRYTTIQNWAPNIYNLVTKRAVAYRNATMEWVDGNIGSKLTMKYPSVYMKEEGAKAMVLSIAVAGRGQHQDAGAKVVHLAPNTTSTIVSKSISKHGGKTTYRGLASFGPNAKGAKANIKCDTLILDDNSTSDTIPYNEIMNDDVTLEHEASVSKVSEEQLFYLMSRGIPEEEATRMIVMGFIEPFTRELPMEYAVEMNRLIKLEMEGSIG
- the sufU gene encoding Fe-S cluster assembly sulfur transfer protein SufU, with the protein product MQLDDLYRQVIMDHYQHPRNRGTLDDGAISVDLRNPSCGDEIHLQLLVNDGVVEDVRFLGSGCSISMASASMMTEAIKGKPVEDAVRLAHEFRAMMRGEEVDLDELGELEALQGVRKFPARIKCATLAWQALERAASVPQGGRVEEETLGE
- a CDS encoding cysteine desulfurase; this translates as MNAEELRKDFPILSERINGHRLVYLDNAATSQKPRQVIEAIVRYYEHDNSNVHRGVHTLGSRATEAYESARERVARFIRARSPQEVVFTRGTTESLNMIAHGYARAKLREGDEIVLPPSEHHSNLIPWQQAARATGATLRYLPLQPDGTIRLEDVEAAVTDRTRIVAIAHVSNVLGTVNPVREIAEIAHRHGAIVVVDGAQSVPHMPTDVVAMDCDFLAFSGHKMLGPTGIGVLYGKAERLAEMEPTYFGGEMIDVVDLYESTWKEAPWKFEGGTPIIAGAIGLAAAMDYLEQVGMEHIERHDAALAAKAVERLAEIDGVTIFGPPPGQSRAGLVTFNLGRVHPHDLATVLDSRGVAIRAGHHCAQPLMRLFNVPATARASFYLYNTEEDVDALVDAVLEAKEFFGHAIG